In one Solanum lycopersicum chromosome 11, SLM_r2.1 genomic region, the following are encoded:
- the LOC101250102 gene encoding protein NRT1/ PTR FAMILY 6.1: MGSKEREIKSPEVQLGGNSTPKRGSKKLGIYFLESDDRKTAFGRGYSGGVGGATPVNIHGKPIPDINKTGGWIAALFIFGNEMAERMAYFGLSVNMVAFMFYVMHRPFSSSASAVNNFLGISQASSVLGGFIADAYLGRYWTIAIFTTIYLAGLTGITLVATIKVFVPNQDQCDQIALLLGNCEPAKSWQMMYLYTVLYVTGFGAAGIRPCVSSFGADQFDERSRNYRSHLDRFFNFFYLSVTVGAIVAFTAVVYIQMKHGWGAAFGSLAIAMGLSNMLFFAGTPMYRHRLPGGSPLTRVAQVLVAAFRKRNVSFQSSEFVGLYELPGKRSAIKGSSKIAHTDEFRYLDKAALQLKDDDGANPWRLCTVTQVEEVKILLKLLPIPACTIMLSVVLTEYLTLSVQQAYTLNTHMGHLKLPVTCMPVFPGLSIFVLLSLYYSVFVPISRQITGNPHGASQLQRVGIGLAVSILSVAWAGVFERYRRTYAIQHGYEASFLTQMPDLSAYWLLIQYCLIGIAEVFCIVGLLEFLYEEAPDAMRSIGSAYAAVAGGLGCFAATILNSIVKSVTRGKGETRESWLSQNINTGRFDYFYWLLTVMSLINFAAFLYAAHCYQYRSKDGTDRQSEKGPGSDHTSINAQDPIKNPQLSVFGRE; encoded by the exons ATGGGaagtaaagaaagggaaatCAAATCGCCTGAAGTTCAGTTAGGAGGGAATTCTACTCCAAAACGGGGTTCAAAGAAACTCGGAATCTACTTCCTTGAATCGGATGATAGGAAAACAGCTTTTGGACGTGGTTATAGTGGTGGAGTAGGAGGAGCTACTCCTGTGAATATCCATGGGAAGCCTATTCCGGATATAAACAAGACAGGTGGCTGGATAGCTGCCTTGTTCATTTTCGGAAATGAAATGGCTGAGAGAATGGCTTACTTTGGCCTATCTGTTAACATGGTGGCGTTCATGTTCTACGTTATGCACAGGCCTTTTTCTAGTTCTGCCAGTGCTGTTAACAATTTTTTGGGCATATCACAGGCTTCCTCTGTGTTGGGTGGTTTCATTGCTGACGCTTACCTTGGTAGATACTGGACTATTGCTATCTTTACCACCATTTATCTAGCG GGATTGACAGGAATAACATTAGTAGCAACTATTAAGGTATTTGTGCCCAATCAAGATCAGTGTGATCAGATTGCCCTTCTTCTAGGAAACTGTGAACCAGCGAAATCTTGGCAAATGATGTACTTATACACAGTGTTATATGTGACGGGATTCGGAGCAGCAGGGATAAGGCCTTGTGTCTCATCATTCGGGGCTGATCAATTCGATGAGAGAAGCAGAAACTACAGGTCACACCTGGACAGgttttttaacttcttttacCTGTCAGTCACAGTTGGGGCCATCGTGGCCTTCACCGCAGTTGTGTATATTCAAATGAAACATGGATGGGGAGCTGCTTTTGGGTCATTGGCAATTGCCATGGGCCTGTCCAACATGTTATTCTTTGCTGGCACTCCTATGTATAGGCATAGGTTGCCTGGAGGCAGTCCTCTCACGCGTGTTGCGCAAGTCCTAGTTGCTGCCTTCCGCAAGAGGAATGTTTCATTCCAAAGCAGCGAGTTTGTAGGCTTGTATGAACTTCCTGGTAAAAGATCTGCTATCAAGGGCAGCAGCAAGATAGCTCATACCGATGAATTCAG ATATTTGGACAAAGCAGCTCTGCAGCTAAAAGATGATGATGGTGCCAATCCTTGGCGGCTTTGCACCGTGACTCAAGTAGAAGAAGTTAAAATCCTTCTGAAACTTCTTCCGATTCCAGCCTGCACTATAATGTTAAGTGTGGTTCTTACGGAGTACTTGACTCTATCAGTCCAACAGGCATATACGTTGAACACTCACATGGGACATTTGAAACTTCCTGTCACCTGCATGCCAGTCTTTCCAGGCCTCAGCATATTTGTTCTGCTCTCCCTCTATTACTCTGTGTTTGTTCCAATATCTAGGCAGATCACTGGCAACCCCCATGGTGCTTCTCAGCTTCAGAGAGTTGGCATTGGCTTGGCAGTCTCTATACTCTCGGTGGCGTGGGCTGGTGTCTTTGAGAGGTACCGAAGAACTTACGCAATACAACATGGTTATGAGGCTAGTTTTTTGACTCAAATGCCTGACCTCAGTGCCTATTGGTTACTAATCCAATATTGTCTAATTGGGATAGCTGAAGTATTTTGCATAGTGGGATTACTCGAATTTCTGTATGAAGAGGCTCCTGATGCAATGAGAAGCATTGGTTCAGCTTATGCTGCTGTGGCTGGTGGTCTTGGTTGTTTTGCAGCCACCATTTTGAACAGCATTGTCAAGTCTGTCACACGGGGAAAAGGCGAAACACGAGAATCCTGGCTTTCCCAGAACATAAACACTGGCAGATTCGACTACTTCTATTGGCTCCTCACTGTCATGAGTCTCATCAATTTTGCTGCATTTCTTTATGCAGCACATTGTTATCAGTACAGATCAAAGGATGGGACTGACAGACAAAGTGAGAAAGGGCCTGGATCCGATCATACCAGTATTAACGCACAAGATCCCATTAAAAATCCGCAGTTAAGTGTgtttgggcgagagtag
- the LOC101250387 gene encoding uncharacterized protein produces the protein MLPPELHTRSFRPYISASTSAPSLSTSFDGVYSPERNPNSVNSRSLRNSRFSPTTFVHNARIAVALVPCAGFLLDLGGTPVVATLMLGLMVAYILDSLSFKSGSFFAVWFSLIASQFAFFFSSSLFSGFNSVLLGLLAVSVCSLTNFLIGVWVSLQFKWIQIEYPTIVLALERLLFACCPIVASTVFTWATVSAVGMVNAAYYLMAFNCIFYWLFSVPRLSSFKMKQEASYHGGHVPDDNLILGQLESCIHTLNLLFFPLLFHIASHYSVIFVSWASICDLFLLFFVPFLFQLYASTRGGLWWVTKNENQLHSIRVVNGAIALFLVVICLEVRVVFHSFGRYIQVPPPLNYLLVTITMLGGSAAAGAYALGMVSDAFSSIGFTASAVIVSAAGAIVVGFPVLFVPLPSVSGFYLARFFTKKSVSSYFTFVVLGSLMVIWFVMHNYWDLNIWMSGMPLKSFCKLIVGSVILAMAVPGLAILPAQFRFLTEIGLIGHAFLLCYIENRFFSYSSVYYYGLEEDVMYPSYMVVITTFIGLAVVRRLSADNRIGSKAVWVLTCLYSSKLAVLFVTSKGVLWVSAVLLLAVSPPLLLYRDKSRTASKMKHWQGYAHAAVVALSVWFCRETVFEALQWWHGRPPSDGLLLGSCFLLTGLACVPIVALHFSHVMSAKRCLVLVVATGLLFILMQPPIPLSWTYHSAVIKAARQSADDISIYGFFASKPTWPSWLLIVAILLTLASVTSTIPIKYVVELRIFYAIAVGISLGIYISAEYFLQAAILHALIIVTMVCTSVFVVFTHFPSASSTKFLPWVFALLVALFPVTYLLEGQIRINKSILGDNAVQDMGEEDSKLATLLAVEGARTSLLGLYAAIFMLIALEVKFELASLMREKVTDRGTVRHGLSGQSSSTIVPPRLRFMQQRKASAVPSFTIKRMVAEGAWMPAVGNVATIMCFAICLILNVNLTGGSNRAIFFLAPIMLLLNQDSDFVAGFGEKQRYFPVVVVISSYLVLTTVYSIWENIWHGNAGWGLDVGGPDWLFAVKNLALLILTFPSHILFNRFVWSYRKQSDSMPLMTIPLNLPSVLMTDIIKVKILGLLGVIYSLAQYLISRQEYISGMKYI, from the exons ATGTTGCCGCCGGAGCTTCATACTCGGTCTTTCCGTCCATACATATCTGCTTCTACTAGTGCACCTTCTCTTTCCACCTCATTCGATGGCGTTTACAGTCCCGAACGGAACCCTAACTCCGTTAATAGTAGATCTCTGAGGAATTCTCGATTCTCACCGACGACGTTCGTTCACAACGCAAGAATCGCTGTCGCGTTGGTTCCTTGTGCCGGTTTTCTCCTTGACCTTGGTGGTACTCCGGTTGTTGCTACACTTATGTTAGGGCTTATGGTAGCTTATATCCTTGATTCTCTGAGTTTCAAGTCTGGTTCCTTCTTCGCTGTTTGGTTTTCACTCATTGCTTCGCAATTTGCTTTCTTCTTCAGCTCGTCCTTGTTTTCGGGGTTTAATTCTGTTTTGCTTGGGTTACTTGCTGTATCAGTTTGTAGTTTGACTAATTTCttgattggtgtgtgggtgTCGCTTCAGTTCAAGTGGATTCAAATTGAGTATCCTACGATTGTGCTTGCTCTTGAGCGGCTGTTGTTTGCATGTTGTCCCATAGTTGCTTCTACTGTTTTCACCTGGGCAACAGTCTCTGCAGTTGGTATGGTTAATGCGGCTTATTATCTTATGGCGTTTAACTGCATTTTTTATTGGCTTTTCTCAGTTCCTCGTTTATCATCATTTAAAATGAAGCAAGAAGCTAGTTATCACGGTGGTCACGTTCCAGATGATAATCTAATCCTTGGGCAGCTTGAGAGTTGTATTCATACGTTGAATCTATTGTTTTTTCCCCTTCTATTTCATATTGCCTCTCATTACTCGGTTATATTTGTCTCGTGGGCATCTATTTGTGATCTGTTTCTTCTCTTCTTCGTTCCATTTTTGTTTCAACTGTATGCCTCAACGAGAGGGGGATTATGGTGGGTGACTAAAAACGAGAATCAGTTGCACAGCATTCGTGTGGTGAATGGAGCTATTGCATTGTTTTTAGTTGTCATTTGCTTGGAGGTTAGGGTTGTGTTCCATTCATTTGGACGATACATTCAAGTGCCACCACCATTGAATTACCTACTTGTCACTATAACAATGCTGGGAGGGTCAGCAGCAGCTGGTGCTTATGCTCTTGGTATGGTTTCTGATGCTTTTAGCTCAATAGGATTCACTGCTTCAGCTGTCATTGTAAGTGCTGCTGGAGCGATTGTGGTGGGGTTTCCTGTTCTG TTTGTTCCACTCCCATCAGTGTCAGGATTTTATCTGGCTCGTTTCTTCACGAAGAAAAGCGTCTCATCATACTTTACTTTCGTTGTGCTTGGAAGCTTGATGGTTATATGGTTTGTGATGCACAATTATTGGGATCTAAATATTTGGATGTCAGGCATGCCTTTAAAATCCTTTTGCAAGCTCATTGTTGGTAGTGTTATCCTGGCAATGGCCGTTCCTGGTTTAGCTATCCTCCCAGCGCAATTTCGTTTTCTGACTGAGATTGGTTTGATTGGCCATGCTTTTCTGCTGTGCTATATTGAAAATCGCTTCTTTAGTTACTCTAGTGTTTACTACTATGGGTTGGAGGAAGATGTTATGTACCCAAGTTACATGGTAGTCATAACTACATTTATTGGTTTGGCGGTTGTGAGGAGACTTTCCGCGGACAACCGCATTGGATCAAAGGCTGTTTGGGTCCTAACTTGCTTATACTCCTCAAAGCTTGCTGTGCTTTTTGTTACATCAAAGGGAGTTTTGTGGGTATCAGCTGTCCTCCTCCTGGCTGTTTCTCCTCCCCTGCTTCTTTACAG GGATAAGTCAAGAACTGCCTCAAAGATGAAACATTGGCAAGGTTATGCTCATGCTGCTGTTGTTGCTTTATCAGTTTGGTTCTGTCGTGAAACAGTATTTGAAGCTCTTCAATGGTGGCATGGTAGACCTCCCTCTGATGGTTTGCTTTTAGGCTCCTGCTTCCTCTTGACGGGATTGGCTTGTGTTCCTATTGTGGCTCTTCACTTCTCACATGTTATG TCTGCAAAGAGATGCTTGGTGCTGGTGGTTGCAACAGGTTTGTTGTTTATCCTAATGCAGCCGCCAATCCCATTGTCATGGACTTACCACTCGGCTGTAATTAAAGCTGCTCGTCAATCTGCTGATGACATTTCTATTTATGGCTTCTTTGCATCAAAGCCTACATGGCCCTCATGGTTGCTTATTGTTGCAATTCTGCTCACCCTGGCCTCTGTTACTTCCACCATCCCAATCAAATACGTCGTTGAATTGAGGATATTTTACGCCATTGCTGTAGGCATTTCTCTTGGAATTTACATATCAGCAGAATATTTTCTGCAGGCTGCAATCCTCCATGCTCTCATCATCGTCACCATGGTCTGTACTTCAGTATTTGTTGTTTTCACTCACTTCCCATCTGCTTCAAGCACAAAATTTCTGCCATGGGTATTTGCACTTCTTGTGGCTCTCTTTCCTGTAACATATTTGTTGGAGGGACAAAtcagaataaataaaagcatCCTTGGAGATAATGCAGTGCAAGATATGGGGGAAGAGGACAGCAAACTGGCAACCCTTCTGGCCGTTGAAGGTGCAAGAACTTCTCTTCTTGGTTTATATGCTGCAATTTTTATGCTTAttgctcttgaagtgaagtttGAGCTGGCTTCACTGATGCGAGAAAAGGTAACAGATAGGGGTACAGTTAGACACGGCCTTTCAGGTCAAAGTAGCTCTACTATTGTTCCCCCAAGATTAAGGTTCATGCAGCAACGCAAAGCCTCTGCTGTCCCATCCTTTACAATCAAGAGAATGGTTGCAGAGGGTGCCTGGATGCCTGCCGTTGGCAATGTTGCCACGATCATGTGCTTTGCTATATGCCTGATCTTGAACGTCAATCTTACTGGTGGCTCAAACCGTGCTATTTTCTTCTTAGCACCTATTATGCTCCTGCTTAATCAAGATTCTGATTTTGTTGCGGGTTTTGGGGAGAAGCAAAGGTACTTCCCAGTTGTAGTTGTCATCTCTTCTTACTTGGTTTTAACTACCGTGTATAGCATATGGGAAAATATATGGCATGGGAATGCAGGTTGGGGATTAGACGTGGGAGGTCCAGATTGGTTATTTGCGGTGAAGAATTTGGCACTTCTGATTCTAACATTTCCAAGTCACATCCTTTTTAATCGGTTTGTGTGGAGCTACAGGAAACAGTCTGACTCTATGCCTTTGATGACGATACCTCTAAATTTGCCATCAGTTTTGATGACGGATATTATCAAGGTTAAGATATTGGGACTCCTTGGAGTTATATATTCGTTAGCCCAGTATCTGATCTCTAGACAAGAATATATTTCAGGAATGAAGtatatttag